The Prevotella sp. E9-3 genome has a window encoding:
- a CDS encoding YitT family protein codes for MNSLDHKLILKEVQDYVFITLGLLLYSFGFTVFLMPYEIVTGGVSGISAIVYYATGFQLEYTYLIINVALLAVALRILGWKFLSKTIYAILMLSFLLGLFQTLLPRDEEGHFIKILGEGQNFMSLILGCTMTGSALGIVFLNNGSTGGTDIIAASVNKFRNVSLGTVLAFIDLIIIGSCLLIPQFGDMLQRAYMVVFGLCTMVIENFMLDFLMNRQRQSVQFMIFSKKWQEIANAIGMELDHGVTILDGHGWYTGHERKVLCILAKKNESAIIFRIIKSIDPQAFVSQSAVIGVFGEGFDRIK; via the coding sequence ATGAATTCATTAGATCATAAACTCATTCTCAAGGAGGTACAGGATTATGTATTCATAACCCTGGGCCTCCTTTTGTATTCTTTTGGTTTTACCGTGTTCCTCATGCCCTACGAGATTGTAACGGGCGGAGTATCCGGTATTTCAGCTATCGTCTATTACGCCACTGGTTTTCAGTTGGAATACACCTACCTGATTATCAACGTGGCACTCCTGGCAGTAGCCCTGCGCATACTAGGATGGAAATTCCTGTCCAAGACCATCTATGCCATCCTGATGCTATCATTCCTGTTAGGATTGTTCCAGACTCTTCTTCCACGCGATGAAGAAGGCCATTTCATCAAGATTCTGGGTGAGGGACAGAACTTCATGTCGCTCATCCTGGGATGTACCATGACAGGTTCTGCCTTGGGCATCGTGTTCTTGAACAACGGCTCTACCGGCGGTACCGATATCATTGCCGCCTCGGTCAACAAGTTCCGCAATGTCAGCTTAGGCACCGTACTTGCCTTCATCGACCTGATTATCATTGGCTCGTGTCTGCTCATCCCGCAGTTTGGCGACATGCTGCAGCGTGCCTATATGGTGGTGTTCGGCCTCTGTACGATGGTCATCGAGAACTTCATGCTCGATTTCCTCATGAACCGTCAGCGCCAGTCTGTCCAGTTCATGATATTCTCAAAGAAATGGCAGGAGATAGCCAATGCCATTGGTATGGAGCTGGACCACGGTGTCACCATTCTCGACGGTCATGGCTGGTACACCGGTCATGAACGCAAGGTGCTCTGTATCCTTGCCAAGAAGAACGAGAGTGCCATCATCTTCCGCATCATCAAGTCCATCGACCCCCAGGCCTTTGTATCGCAGAGCGCCGTTATCGGTGTGTTCGGTGAAGGGTTTGATAGGATAAAGTAA